The Mus caroli chromosome 9, CAROLI_EIJ_v1.1, whole genome shotgun sequence DNA window ttgccaaataatgggaAGACAAAATTCCAGATgtacatctcttgtcaccaaatgaagcttccagtacctgGAAAGGTTTACATATAATTGAGTTATTGATTAAAGTGGTCTCATGGAAACCCCCAAATAGCCCAGTCTATTCCCAAGGTTATTggttgctctctacaaactgTCAGGAAGACTCTATTGCtcaagacaacacctacacaactcattgaatatGGCTGGAGTCTACCTAGATGGACTACCCCAATGGACTAATACACCACAATGTTCATAATACTGGAAGGTACCCTGCAAGGTAAAAAACAACATGCTACAAACCTTTCGATTTGCAATGGTGATGTGCCTGCAGGATCAATGGTGGTTGATTACTTGTGGGAGTACCCAACCAAGATGTGATTTAATTTAAGGCttactccacaagatggaacccatacctgacattgCTCTGGTGGTTAAGAACCTGAAACTAAATAGGCCCAGGACCtaggagaaaatgaaatactAATGTTTTGCcaaagtagtggttctcaacctgtgagcccTTTGGGTTTGAATGACCCTTTGACAGGGGatgcatattagatatcctgtatattcagtatttacattgcaattcacaaaagtagcaaaattatagttatgaaatagcaatgaaataattttatgggctaggggtcaccacaacataaggaattgTATTAAAAAGTAACAGCATTAGAAAATGGAGAACCACTGtgctaaaggaacacagcaataaaGTGACTTCTATTGACATTTTGCTATACTTATAGATCTGTACTCAGCAATCTTCAGAGAAACTCCCTCTTGCACCAGATGGGAATAGACAGATAATGTGCAGAAAGTGGAAAATCTTAGAACACTCCGCCCTGAATGGGATGTTTTCACCAACTCCTtctcctcagggctcagggaattctgcagaagaggaagcataAAGAGTGCCAGAGCCAAGGAGATGGAAGACCACAGGTAAACAAAGCTAGAACCACAGAATGACCAacacacatatgaacttacagagactgtaGTAACATGTATAGAACCTGCAGAGATCTTTGCCAGATGTGGTCCTAGAGGTGAAAGATGAAGTAGACACATGACCCCACTCCTAATCCAGAAGCTGTCttcaattgataaccacttgaaaataaagttttattcaaaGGAGTCTCATGGGGGAAACAAACCGTTAAGGGTAGGTCCTCATGCTCAGCAGTAGATGAACAACTCAACATGaactcaatggcatctttggaggttctttgtctcataatgttgtgTCAGGACATTTATTTAATCATCTATTTACCTTGTAGGCCCTTTGCATATACAATATggcttctgattttgtgtttttgtgtgattcttgtgtgtgtggaCATATGCATCTCCATATCCACGTACTTCttgctgtgtttctttgtgttttttttttcttatttttgtttgtgtcctattctgacttgtttgtttttgttttatcttattttattattattattacttagatACTTATTTTCTTagtaatgaaagacagaaagagtgtaGATAGAGACaggagtggaggtggggagcaGCTGGGGAGAATTTGGGTAGaagaaactataatcagaatatattatataaaaatattttcaataaaaaggaataaagttCAAACAATAGTGATTCTGGTGATACCACAACAATGACCATCCCTTCTCCCATTATTATAGGTCTGAGAAGTGGGCATTCTCCTGACCTTCATCACTGCAAAGTGGCATTTTAGAAAGTATAAATGACAATGTGCTTTGAAAATGTCTACTGGTCAGTGAAGTGGGGGTTTTAACTCAACACTGTAGGTTATGTAGACTGAGGACTTTTTTCACAGACTTCTCTTTAGGTGAAACTGAGATCTTGAATAGctcacagaaaataatttcaggatTTGTTGGTTTAAAGCAGtttgaatataagaaaaaaaatcatataatgagggcaggctgagccagctctggcttctctattgtcttagtcagggtttctattcctgcacaaacatcatgaccaagaaataagttggggagaaaagggtttattcagtttacacttctacattgctgttcatcaccaaggaagtcaggactggatttcaagcaggtcagaaagcaggagctgatgcagaagccgtggagggatgttctttactagcttgctttGCCTGGCTTCCTTAGCCTGCTCCCTtgtagaaccaagactaccagcccagagatggcatcacccacaaggggcctttccccacttgatcactaattgagaaaatgcgttgcagctggatctcgtggaggcatttccccaactgaagctcctttctctgtgataactccagcctgtgtcaagttgacacaaaactagcaagTACATCTATGTTGTGTCAACTTTCAGATAGTGTCTAGCCTTGAACAATGTCATTTTATACAGCATAGTCTTGACTGGAGTTACTCCATTTTGAGcataaaaatcaaggaaaaatgGCTCCACATCTTGTTTATATAAGCAAGCAACCACTATTTGCCAGCATACTAGGAGGCACAAACTTATTATTTACTTATACCAATACGTTTTGATATGTGAGAACATACCACATCATATCAAAAACACCAGAGACATTAGATTATGAACTACAGTAGATGCAATCCCCTTACCTGGTGCAGGTAAGAAGGAACATCCCCAGACTGACAAGTGGAAAACATGCTGACTGATTACCTAGTCACTCATCTTGATCCTGGTCCAAGAAAATTGCCACTGAGAATGGGTTCCAACTCAAGCTTAGTGACACTCTGCCCACTTTAAACTGAACCCCAATTAGCTTGTTATCCAGACCTCCATTTGATACCTCTGGCCTTGAACAGGTTTGAGACTGAAGTGAAGACTTTTATCTGGTCCCTATAGACTTTTCCTTGTACCTGTGTTCTCTACCTTGCTCTTCAGGATAATGTTTCTTAACTCTGAAGcctctttaatattttctttgcaatTTTGTAGCCTGTATATTTGTATACTCTTGTGTGAAGTGTTCATTTGTGATCTGAGAGCTAATATTGATTAAAATGGAATTAATGTGCTGGGGTGAAAGCTCAGCTGGTAAATTGCTTAACTTGCAAACATGGGGACATGAGTTGATCCCTCAAAGCCTGTattttaaaagctgggcatgtTAGCATGAATTTGTGATGCTAGTGCTAGAGAGGAGGTAACAGACAGATCCCTGTGGCTTGATGGCTATCCAGTTTAGCTTTGTGAGCTCTAGGTcaatgagagaacctgtctcaaaaatcaaggctGAGGCTAGAAGGTAAGCCACCCACAATGGATGGCTTACAATCACCTGTAAATCTAGCTTCAAGAAATGCTATACTCACTTCTGATCTCCATGGTCCTAGGCTCATGgaattcatatacacaaaataaaaagaagttttaaaaaggtGGATTATATCTGAGGGTGTTGAGGctgtcttctagcctccacatgtgtgcacatgtgcacacacaaacacacaggtacacatatgaACAGATGTTATTGGAATAAAGGAGTGTGTTATTGATAATCACCAGCTATTAAAGCAATATTGGGTTTATTTGGCAAATTCCAGTCAACAAACTGATATGGCTTTATTGCTTATTCAATAAATTTTGACACTGTATAGAGAGATATGGGTATGTCCTTCCATTCCTGATATAAAATGCTCATGGCATACAGAATTAAACACAGAGGAGGACAGATATATAACAGGACAGTAGGTCATGCCCTAAAGTGGGTATAGCTGCTCAAGAGAGAAGAATAATCACATTTAAGTGTCttttaaagagacattttttgagacaagattttgtTATATAGCTCAAGCATGGTTCAAACTCATGATATTTATGTTTGGTCCTCCCAGTTTCTGAGATTACGGGATCATAGGTTTGTTCCATATGCTCAGTCCAGTTAGCAATCACCGTGGAAAATGTGGTATCATTAGTTTTTAAATCTCCCTGgatttgcttgtatgtatgcatgtgaatgttcaagcacacatgtacatgtgcaagCAAGTGTGTGAGTATGGGTATGAGCCTACCATTGCATGTGTTTCAGAGGGCAATCTCTAGTTTTGGTCCTTGACTTCCACCTTGCTTGAGGCAGTGTCTGGATACTTGTTCACTACTGGATACATGAAGCTAACTGACTCAGGATCTTCCAGAGATTCTGTCCTTCTTTAGGAGAACTGGTATTACAGATGTATATTACAACCTCTGGATTTATATGGGCTCCGGGGATtagaactcatgtcctcatgctcctgcagcaagcattttacccaggGAGTCATTTTAGACTTATTATTTTTTGGAAACATGTTCTCACATAGCTCATATTGATTCTGAACTCCTTATCTTCCTGActttgcctcctcagtgctgggattataggattATATCATTTCATGTTTATGTGGCCCTAGGGATCAAACGGaaggctttatgcatgctaggcaagtactctcaGCCCCATAAAGTGTCTTGACAATAGCCATTTATAGGATTTTGGGTAGCTTTTTGAGTTACATTGTTCAGGGTTTGTAGAAAATTAAGCAAAATGTTTTACTATACTTATCTAAGAAACTCTCTCcttatacattttagaaaatattagtattattgtgtgtttatgttatatgtctgtgtgggtgtggtgtgcaCATGTCACAGCATGTTCAAGGACAACATCCAGGAGTTTGTTCTATTCTTCAACCATGAGTTCTGAACTCCAACTCAGTTTtatgtagcaagtgcttttacgcACAGAACCATCTCACCTGctcagaaacttttttttatgTAAGAGAAACCCTAAGGTGGTTTCTAAGGTACAGGTTTATAGGGTGATAAGATAAAAACGTAGATTAAAAAGGCCATCAAGTAAATTCttactatacacacacagatcACAAGGAACTCAGGACACATTTGGGCTTTAACATAGTTCAAGATATTGTTTGTGAGATTTTCCTGAATCTTAACCCACAGTCACCTCACACACTTATGACTTCAAACTGTGAGCCGaatgaacccttccttccttaagtttctGTTTGGTGGGTATTCTGTCATAGTAATGATAAAGTCACTATTTTCCCAAGGAAATGGAGGGAGCAAGCTATTCAAAGAGGACAAGACAGCTGGTGTGTCACTCTAGCTAAGGTGTTGCTTCATGGATTCCCCATTATGGAGATGTAGCAGGGGACAGGGAATATCCTGAGCAATGCTTTTAGGAAGATATTATCCAGATGTAGCACAGAACAGCAGTCTACCAGCTCTTTTTAGACAGGAAGCTCTTACTCTAGAAAGTGAGAATGGGAAGTGAAAAGACTAGAAATAAATATTGGTCCATTTTTAGAGTACACAGAGCTATAAAGACCAAACCCTTGGACAACATAGAAACttgacagagaagaaagcaaaatcaGCCTACATTATGGCTTCTTAATGCCCTTGCTGACATTGTCCTttcattatgaaaaaataaaaactcatttttttctggTTGGTATTTCTGAAGCTTTAGTTATTAGAAtcatctttctggttttttttttttgcttcatcttcACATATTCTATGACTTACAAAAACATTATAATTAAGTACATTTATTTTAACTCTACATTCACTTACATGATACTATGTGGCAGACATTTACATTAGCACTTTGTGTGTGTTGTTAGTTATTCTTCACGACAATCTCATCAGGAAACCATCACTATCATATATACTTCAAAGATTGGAATAATTAATCTCTGAGAAATTGAGTAAATTGTTGCAGTTACATGTCAGATTTAAGgtctaaaatatgaaatattgcCACAGTGGAAGAAAATATTGGACAAATTAGAAAAGATGGGCCCAAGAAGCCTTCAAACAATATttgaaaagcagaagcaaaataaaaagttgaTGAAATTTATTACACCATAATTAAGACTTTCTTTTCAACATAGAAATGAATACATAGGTATCACAGGGAAAGAAGTTATTGTGAGACATAAAACACTAGAAAATAAAAGTCTATAAGTTCCCAGTATGATATAAAATCAGTAAATGGAGTTATCAAACCCAGTAAAGTCTCCCAAGGTAAGCAGATGGCAGCCACTGAAAATGTGACCATCAGGTAAACCAAGTTCCACAGTAGAGCATATAATTATTCCAGATTAAATTTCACACAACACATATTGACTCTGCTGTTAAGTAAACACAAATCAGTTACATGTTATTACTCCAGATTAGATACATAGACCCTGTAGGATTAGTAAGGTGAGATGGAGgttaatgtaatataataaatataatatatgtagcgtacattattatattatattaattatattatatacttaGAGGCCTGATCCTTTAGGGAGAAGACTATAAACAGGAAAGGTGAATATCCTTCCCTACTTACTTCCCTACAAATGACAAAGCAGTGCCTCAATATGTTTCAAATACTTTAACCTTGAGTCCCAGAGATTTCAAGAGGTAGAGGAGGCATCTGTGAATTCCATTGAATTCCAAGTTCAGTACTCAATTGTGTACTCAACTGGTTCCACAATCACTGGGAGTGGGAGTGCCAGTGCACAAACCCTACTTCTTGTTGGGTCTAAGCCCTTCCCTGGAACCTATTGTCCCAGTCTCTGGAATGTATCAATTTGGTCATACATCCCCTTTCTGACAGGAAGAAGATCGCGGCAAACATTCTATCTAAGCTACCTGCAAGGTTCCTCTGTTTTACAAGACAATGAATCCTCCATATCTGTCTTGGAGAGGCACATTGTCTTTTCACCCTTCTGGGCCTTTGTTGGTCTCCAGGGTCTGAATTATAAGTCGGCAGAGGCCTCAATTTCCGCTGTGGATGGAGGCGTGGCACTGgccctctgtgctctgtccaCCGAGAGGAAGGGCAGCCATTGTGGCAGGGATACAGCTGTATGCCTCCGAAACAACTGCCAGAGGTACTTCCGGAACCGTTCACCCACAAAGACATAAATGACTGGGTTGACACAGCAGTGGGTGTAGGCAAGTGCTTCAGTTATCATCAAGGACAGGTCCACCTGTTGGCTTCTCAAACAACTAGGGGTGAATAGGACGTcttcaaaagcagaaacaaaggcaGCCAGATAATAAGGGgtcaagaggaggaagaagagaagcgtAATAACAAAAATCAGGCGCATGGCTTTGGCCTTCTTCTTATTGGGTCTTCTGTGTAAAACATTGATGATCCGTGTGTAGCAGATAATCATGGCCAACAGAGGCAAAATTAGCCCAAGGATGTTCATTGTTAGAGCCTGAAACCTTAAAAAACGTATCAGGCTCTTCCTGGGCAAAATTGCTCTGCAGGTATGGTAAGTGAACTCCATCTGGGATTTGAAAACATAGAGACAAGGAATAGAAACCAAGGCAGCCAGGACCCAGGTAATGATGCTACTGATGATGCCAAAAGTGACAGTCCGGGCTCTCAGAGAAAACACAACATGGACAACAGCTAGGTATCTATTAATCGTAAGCAGGGTGATGAAAAACATGTCACTATACAAGCCCAGGTAATAAAATCCAGACACAAACTTACACATGGCGTTACCAAAAATCCAGTCTCCTTTCATGATATAGTCAACCCAGAAAGGTAATGTAGAGAGGAAGACCAGATCAGAGATAGCCAGGTTGAACAGGTAGATGCTGGTCATGTTTCGAAGCCTCTTGTGTTGTATGAGCACCAGAACCACCAAGACATTGCCTATCACGCCAATGATGAAAACCAGGCAGTACAGGGGAGTCAGCACTGTGATTCCAAATGCCCTCACATTTATGCTGAAGCATAAGAATCCAGACATGAAGTCATTCTTGGCAACTGTGTTGTAGGAGGGCTCTGTGACAGCTGGAATCTCCATTGTAAACTCTTCTACAGGACACGGACAATGACCTTTATATTTGCTTTGCTATTAAACACGTAGCACTCTGAAAAACAAAGATAAGGAGATGCTTATATTTCTTCAACCAATGGAACTATTTACTAGTGCCTAGAGTTTACTAAACCCTGAAGTTGAAATGATAAAAAGAGTGCTCACATCCTTTCTACCCACATTAAACCATTAATTCAATagagtcacagaaaaaaaagtgtgtaaaTGATTTACTCAGTGAtttagcctgtgtgtgtgtgtgtgtgtgtgtgtaaggagaaCACAAAAGGGGACTTTACAGCCCTCTGCAAACTAAAGATTCCTAAGTGATCTACCCACGCCCAGGGCTTTAGATGTTGAACTTAGTATTTAAAACCTCTTGAGGATTCTCATTTTATAGGTGACATCTCAAAGGTGCAGATTGTTGAAATCTGTGCCCCAGGACACAGAATGGTGAGAATGAGGGTTTGCATGGAAATAGAGGATGTTCAAACCCAACCCTACAATGGTTGGACTTTCCAACCTCTAATTAAAGTGCTAAGCCTGCCCCTGGAGTCTCCACAAAGGTTCTAGAAAGAGGACTAGTCTTGGCAAAGAGTAATAAATTCAACAACCTCATGGATTTCAATCAATAAATGTTCTTAGAGGGCAAAAGGCCTTGTCATCCCTGGAAAaggtttcctttcttcattctttctttcgttcgtttgttcgttctttccttccttccttcatccctccctccctccctccatctctccctccctttcttccttctttcctttcattattGTTGCATAAAAAAACAAGACTACCACTGTTATTTAATAAACAGGGCCAAGAGTGTTGTGTAATGAAGAAATAATCCCTTTTGACACAGTTAAGACAGTAAATTCCTAGTAGGATAATCCATTATTTAACAGGTTAAAACTCAGGGTACTAGGTTGTTTGTTTGGCTTAGGCTGATCCATATCACATGGCCTTTATATGGTACAGGTAGATTTACAGTTAACTCAACAGCCCTAGTGAGGCACAATGAGAGAGCTAGGAGGAGGGTATGACCTGgacacagaaatggaaaatggGCTCAAGGAGTAAGAGATGCCTGTATCCAACAGGAGACAGAACACAGGAGCTAGATAGAAACTGAGACTCTGCTGAAAAGGGTTCTGAATTATTGCTattgttttatgtattattatttattattattattattattattattattattattattatcttaaatCAGGACTGCTTTGAGACAAACAAGGGACCAACAGACAGCTTGCCACTGTTGGACTTCTTCCACACAGTGTATATTTGTACATGAATTCTTTCCAGTTAGTTCTTTGAAGAATCCCTCAAGAGGGGAAATATGAGCTTTGTTATAACATAATAGCAGTTTGACCTTAGATGAATCAATCCAATTCTTTGAGTCTAAGTTCCCCATCTGGAACAGGGGATATTAATGAATGCTTACCTTGAAAAGATGCTATGAAGCAATGTGAAAAGTATC harbors:
- the LOC110302544 gene encoding C-C chemokine receptor 1-like protein 1, whose protein sequence is MEIPAVTEPSYNTVAKNDFMSGFLCFSINVRAFGITVLTPLYCLVFIIGVIGNVLVVLVLIQHKRLRNMTSIYLFNLAISDLVFLSTLPFWVDYIMKGDWIFGNAMCKFVSGFYYLGLYSDMFFITLLTINRYLAVVHVVFSLRARTVTFGIISSIITWVLAALVSIPCLYVFKSQMEFTYHTCRAILPRKSLIRFLRFQALTMNILGLILPLLAMIICYTRIINVLHRRPNKKKAKAMRLIFVITLLFFLLLTPYYLAAFVSAFEDVLFTPSCLRSQQVDLSLMITEALAYTHCCVNPVIYVFVGERFRKYLWQLFRRHTAVSLPQWLPFLSVDRAQRASATPPSTAEIEASADL